One window of the Colletotrichum destructivum chromosome 4, complete sequence genome contains the following:
- a CDS encoding Putative solute carrier family 13, SPX domain-containing protein, protein MLSSRRLRPSATIPPPAGLRNPSSTHQASAASPQVLIDLDRPSTGLGERGGGSTTNSNSTVAQTESYELADYNHITARKSAEYREAQLQQKRLWKRRWLEEQDDMKFSHSIQFNAVPDWSSHYIAYSNLKKLIYQLEKTVHQTSSGDAESRPLIRNEDPEEVFSRALGVELEKICSFYVSKEGELLDEVNQLLGDVGNHSSEDDEIDGEPRRSFGSASRPGLSVPNGRRTSVSVDGNIEDSDDDDDDDETTGLTKSRSSLGGGRRKTAPNLGQSTTDMTASTELTLGRSLRRYSTAQDDMPDQTFLYSSGIMLKKRIISLYVSLCELKSYVQLNRTGFRKVLKKFDKILDKELRVKYMSANIDSAYPFKVENIKTIEENISKMEKAYAEIVTNGDEGLAKRDLRSHLREHVVWERNTVWRDMIGMERRAEAASLGRTLLGRDGAAGLRRLQGDDELAPVTKEVVTPVGRFVVPTWVASTPLLTLLISVVVFFLLIFLPIMEKPEQQNCLALLVFVSILWATEAIPLFVTSLMIPFLCVVLTVVRSDDKPHRRLDAKATTAYIFSAMWTPVIMLLLGGFTLAAALSKCKIDKRLATFVLSKAGTTPRTVLIANMLVAAFASMLISNVAAPVLCFSIIEPMLRTLPSESNMSKAVIMGIALASNIGGMLSPIASPQNVVAIGIMKPAPTWIQWFFIVIPVGIVSLLLIWVLLLITFQPSKGTTISPIRPVKEKFTGIQWFVSIVTLVTIGLWCASHQMESIFGDMGVIAIIPIVLFFGIGILTKEDFNNFPWTIIILAAGGLSLGKAVKSSGLLHTVAGIVTKEVEGMSLYVVLVVFSALILVIATFISHTVAALIILPLVFDVGISMDEPHPNLLVMGGVLMCSAAMGLPTSGFPNMTAIMKEDPTGQRYLRVKHFISRGVPSSILTLVVVVTMGYGLMRVAGLD, encoded by the exons ATGCTATCGAG CCGTCGCCTGCGGCCCTCCGCCACCATACCGCCCCCAGCAGGACTCCGCAATCCCTCCTCTACCCACCAAGCAAGCGCTGCAAGCCCACAAGTCCTAATTGACCTCGATCGGCCGTCGACAGGCTTAGGGGAACGGGGAGGGGGctccaccaccaacagcaacTCCACTGTTGCTCAGACCGAGAGCTACGAGCTTGCGGACTACAATCACATCACTGCTCGGAAGTCAGCCGAATATCGAGAGGCCCAACTCCAACAGAAAAGACTTTGGAAGAGACGGTGGCTCGAAGAGCAAGACGACATGAAGTTCTCCCACAGCATACAGTTTAATGCTGTTCCGGACTGGAGCAGTCATTACATTGCCTACAGCAATCTCAAGAAGCT GATATACCAGCTCGAGAAGACCGTCCACCAAACATCGTCAGGAGACGCTGAATCGAGACCCCTTATCCGAAACGAAGACCCCGAAGAAGTTTTCAGCCGTGCGCTTGGTGTCGAGTTGGAGAAGATCTGCTCTTTTTACGTTTccaaggagggcgagcttctcgacgaggtcaaTCAGTTGCTTGGAGACGTCGGCAACCATTCctccgaagacgacgaaatTGATGGGGAGCCGAGACGGTCTTTTGGCAGCGCGTCCCGTCCGGGGTTGTCGGTGCCCAACGGCAGACGGACCTCTGTCTCGGTCGACGGCAACATTGAAGacagcgacgatgacgacgacgacgacgaaacaACAGGATTGACGAAAAGTCGATCCAGTCTTGGCGGTGGTAGACGCAAGACGGCCCCGAACCTCGGGCAGTCGACAACAgacatgacggcgtcgaccgaGTTAACGCTGGGAAGGTCGTTGCGGCGGTACAGCACCGCGCAGGACGATATGCCCGACCAGACATTTCTGTACTCCTCGGGTATCATGCTGAAGAAGCGGATCATCAGTCTCTATGTGTCGCTCTGCGAGCTCAAGTCATATGTACAGCTGAACAGGACCGGTTTCAGGAAGGTCTTGAAGAAGTTCGACAAGATCTTGGACAAGGAATTGCGAGTCAAGTACATGAGCGCCAACATTGACTCTGCGTACCCCTTCAAGGTGGAGAACATCAAGACCATCGAAGAGAACATCTCCAAGATGGAAAAGGCGTATGCCGAGATTGTCACGAATGGTGACGAGGGACTTGCCAAACGCGATCTCAGGTCTCACCTCCGGGAGCATGTCGTCTGGGAACGCAACACTGTCTGGCGAGACATGATCGGAATGGAGCGCCGCGCGGAGGCTGCCAGCCTGGGAAGAACGCTTCTGGGCAGAGATGGCGCGGCCGGTTTGAGGCGACTTCAGGGTGACGATGAGCTTGCCCCAGTAACCAAGGAGGTCGTGACCCCCGTTGGCCGTTTCGTCGTGCCAACATGGGTCGCTAGCACACCGCTGCTTACCCTTCTGATCTCTGttgtcgtcttcttcctgctcATTTTCCTGCCCATCATGGAGAAACCCGAGCAACAGAACTGCCTAGCTTTGCTGGTGTTTGTCAGCATCCTGTGGGCTACTGAG GCCATCCCGTTGTTCGTCACGTCACTCATGATACCCTTCCTATGTGTTGTCTTGACTGTTGTCCGGTCCGATGACAAGCCTCACAGGAGACTTGATGCAAAGGCCACCACGGCCTacatcttctcggccatgtGGACGCCTGTCATTATGCTTCTGCTGGGCGGCTTCACGCTTGCGGCTGCCCTGTCAAAGTGCAAGATCGACAAGCGTCTTGCGACCTTCGTGCTTAGCAAAGCAGGCACCACTCCACGCACTGTCCTCATTGCCAACATGCTTGTCGCTGCCTTTGCCAGTATGCTGATCAGCAACGTCGCCGCACCAGTACTTTGCTTCTCCATTATCGAG CCAATGCTGCGAACGCTACCTTCTGAGTCCAACATGTCTAAGGCCGTCATCATGGGCATCGCGCTTGCCTCTAACATTGGCGGTATGCTGTCGCCCATTGCTTCGCCCCAGAATGttgtcgccatcggcatcatgaAGCCGGCGCCCACCTGGATACAGTGGTTCTTTATTGTCATTCCCGTTGGCATTGTCTCGCTGCTCCTCATTTGGGTTTTGCTGTTGATCACCTTTCAACCGAGCAAGGGGACTACCATCTCCCCGATCCGTCCTGTCAAGGAGAAGTTCACCGGCATCCAGTGGTTTGTTTCCATTGTCACGCTCGTTACGATTGGACTGTGGTGCGCAAGCCATCAGATGGAGTCCATATTTGGCGACATGGGtgtcatcgccatcattcCCATCGTTCTCTTCTTCGGTATCGGCATCTTGACCAAAGAAGACTTCAACAATTTCCCATggaccatcatcatccttgCTGCTGGAGGTTTGTCGCTGGGCAAAGCTGTCAAGTCATCTGGTCTCCTGCATACCGTTGCTGGCATCGTTACCAAGGAGGTTGAGGGGATGAGCCTTTACGTTGTTCTCGTTGTCTTCTCGGCactcatcctcgtcatcgccactTTCATCAGCCATACCGTCGCGGCTCTCATCATCCTTCCGTTGGTATTTGACGTAGGCATCAGCATGGACGAACCTCATCCCAACCTATTGGTCATGGGCGGAGTCCTGATGTGCAGTGCTGCTATGGGTCTGCCCACCAGCGGTTTCCCCAACATGA CTGCCATCATGAAGGAGGACCCAACAGGCCAGAGGTATCTCAGAGTGAAGCACTTCATCAGTCGAGGTGTGCCCAGCAGTATCCTCACTCTAGTTGTTGTGGTCACCATGGGTTACGGCTTGATGAGGGTAGCTGGACTAGACTAA
- a CDS encoding Putative major facilitator superfamily, MFS transporter superfamily, which translates to MPDNERNDGHSPQCLEKETGQSSGWCPSDDKHLEEVACFLKPESDDVEATAIICPTSKKSQLDGCEPFDPILWSSRKKWTHVLVVTFITCVTPLASAVYTPALDQVVGDFNIEDNLTLANLTVSAYVLGFSAGPLLLAPLSETFGKKPVYQACNVLLLLCNLACMVAPSAEWLIFFRFVAGCAGASPITQGIGTATDVMTKEKRARAMSVMAFGSVCSPSIGSALGGVIAQVWGWRSCFGFLVLMGSISIFLTHQFMCETYLPVLRRKHAVWSGVGDVNGEISDEKTVASKQPLSSLLYKAAIRPFSLVFEPSILPAIAVTSFFYGLQVWLYIDVPMTYKAVYSFTTTQAGLAFAGMGAGMFTGLIIFGFLTDVIAKRLARNGERLPEHRLPLLSGAAILVVIGLIIYNAAARPEVSYLLPLAGNFLIGSGLFAITMASAVYITDLSPQHAVSSSASLALLRYPSGALFPLMEHAFESATSNSSAKWLVTAAALMTVPLVLWLQYNCERFRERLRDLS; encoded by the exons ATGCCCGACAACGAGCGCAATGATGGGCACAGTCCGCAATGTTTGGAAAAAGAGACCGGCCAGAGTTCCGGGTGGTGCCCATCGGACGACAAACACCTGGAAGAAGTGGCTTGTTTCCTGAAGCCGGAGAGCGACGATGTGGAAGCAACCGCCATTATCTGCCCCACGTCGAAGAAATCTCAATTGGATGGGTGCGAGCCCTTCGATCCGATCCTgtggtcgtcgaggaagaagtGGACACATGTGCTTGTGGTAACATTCATAACCTGCGTCAC ACCGTTGGCATCTGCAGTCTACACGCCCGCCTTGGATCAGGTGGTTGGAGACTTCAACATCGAGGATAACCTTACGCTGGCGAATCTGACCGTATCGGCCTACGTTCTCGGTTTCTCCGCCGGGCCGTTGCTGCTCGCTCCGCTGAGCGAGACTTTCGGCAAGAAACCAGTTTACCAGGCTTGCAACGTGCTCCTGCTTCTATGTAACCTGGCCTGCATGGTCGCGCCGTCGGCCGAGTGGCTGATCTTCTTCCGCTTCGTGGCTGGATGCGCTGGGGCGAGTCCGATTACCCAGGGCATCGGGACAGCAACGGATGTCATGACCAAGGAAAAGCGCGCCCGTGCCATGTCGGTGATGGCGTTTGGAAGCGTCTGCAGCCCTTCGATAGGATCGGCTCTTGGGGGCGTTATTGCTCAGGTCTGGGGATGGAGAAGTTGCTTTGGATTCCTGGTCCTCATG GGTTCGATTAGTATCTTTCTGACCCACCAGTTCATGTGCGAGACATATCTTCCCGTTCTTCGGCGAAAACATGCCGTGTGGAGTGGGGTCGGTGATGTCAATGGCGAGATCAGTGATGAGAAGACGGTGGCTTCGAAGCAGCCCTTGAGCAGTTTGCTCTACAAGGCTGCGATCCGCCCGTTCTCCCTAGTGTTTGAACCAAGCATTCTGCCGGCCATTGCGGTAACGTCGTTCTTCTATGGCCTCCAGGTATGGCTGTATATCGACGTTCCGATGACATACAAGGCGGTTTACTCCTTCACCACGACCCAGGCGGGGTTGGCCTTCGCGGGAATGGGTGCAGGCATGTTCACTGGCCTAATCATCTTTGGTTTCCTCACCGACGTCATTGCGAAGAGACTAGCGCGGAACGGAGAAAGGCTGCCTGAGCATCGCCTCCCGTTGCTCAGCGGAGCGGCCATCCTTGTCGTGATCGGCCTGATCATCTACAATGCGGCGGCTCGGCCCGAGGTATCCTATttgttgccgttggccgGTAATTTCTTGATCGGAAGTGGATTGTTTGCCATAACA ATGGCATCTGCCGTGTACATTACCGATCTATCGCCGCAACACGCTGTGTCATCGAGTGCTTCGCTTGCTCTTCTAAGATACCCTTCCGGCGCGCTATTCCCGCTCATGGAGCATGCTTTCGAGTCAGccaccagcaacagcagcgcgAAATGGCTCGTCACCGCAGCAGCGCTTATGACAGTGCCGCTTGTGCTTTGGTTGCAGTATAACTGCGAAAGATTCCGGGAGAGACTTCGCGATCTATCATAA
- a CDS encoding Putative major facilitator superfamily, MFS transporter superfamily, with translation MEGPRVTPDPSEPVRNAEKHCTTSFGGEDVVVTPSQDEMMRPKHFDGTTRLIAEGEVILIPTPSDDPRDIVDPLNLPIWHKQLIVGIIVLYAISGLCLLTALSALIVYMMPDYQREGITPDQISNLFTVPNLLLGIGNLVSMPIALAVGRRPVMLASTVLLFMSAVLCATNRNYYWHLGGRMVAAFAAAQCQALALLVIQDIYFLHQRARAFQIYSSAEVLINSSLVIASSYMSDALGWRSWYWMFAGLSGAAMILTFLFVPETGYDRPIEAYMGTHPSDIGNLLPAHLNCVLTSVDIRGQSPGPEYTKIGEGLTANSGRYKERTFGSNLQIFVHKPSWSRCWLCLKQIGQVFLFPHVLWVAINNGLFQGIDVSIQMTYAEVLVKPPYNWANTSVSLIQLGQVFVAILCVPLIGWLSDYIIRCSARRNHGVHEPEQRLVVWVIPMTTALILTVLYGYVLENPEKFHWMAIVCIVDGYLIVLLGANTVGMTYLIDSHPSFAGAILVALPVTRGLVGFGISKHTTQYIANIGSVMTFGIYAAVSAAFCLLGITLYFTGKMIRRVCARMTQ, from the exons ATGGAGGGTCCAAGAGTGACGCCTGACCCTTCTGAGCCAGTGAGAAACGCTGAGAAGCATTGCACGACCAGTTTCGGTGGCGAGGACGTGGTTGTTACACCGAGTCAGGACGAAATGATGCGTCCCAAGCACTTTGACGGGACAACTAGACTAATTGCAGAGGGCGAAGTCATTCTCATTCCTACTCCAAGTGATGACCCAAGAG ATATCGTAGACCCCCTCAACCTCCCAATATGGCACAAGCAACTCATTGTGGGTATTATCGTTCTAT ACGCGATATCAGGTCTATGTCTCTTGACCGCGCTGTCCGCTCTGATCGTCTACATGATGCCTGACTACCAGCGTGAGGGAATCACACCAGATCAGATTTCAAATCTTTTTACGGTTCCCAACCTTCTTCTCGGCATCGGTAACCTTGTATCGATGCCGATCGCCTTGGCCGTTGGTCGACGCCCTGTTATGCTAGCGTCCACCGTGCTTCTCTTCATGTCGGCCGTTCTCTGTGCCACGAACCGCAACTACTACTGGCACCTGGGAGGCCGAATGGTCGCTGCATTCGCTGCGGCCCAGTGCCAGGCCTTGGCTCTACTCGTCATACAG GATATCTACTTCCTCCACCAACGCGCCCGCGCCTTTCAAATCTATTCATCTGCCGAGGTCCTCATCAACTCTAGTCTTGTCATCGCATCCTCGTACATGTCCGACGCGCTTGGGTGGAGGTCTTGGTACTGGATGTTCGCCGGTCTTTCAGGCGCGGCTATGATTCTGACCTTCCTCTTTGTCCCCGAGACAGGTTACGACCGACCCATCGAGGCATACATGGGAACTCACCCCAGTGACATAGGAAACCTTCTACCGGCTCATCTGAATTGCGTTCTGACGTCCGTCGATATTAGAGGACAGTCTCCTGGTCCGGAGTACACGAAGATAGGCGAGGGACTGACGGCTAATTCGGGACGCTACAAGGAACGAACCTTCGGATCCAATTTGCAGATATTTGTGCACAAACCGTCATGGTCACGATGCTGGCTCTGCCTGAAGCAGATCGGACAAGTCTTCCTCTTTCCCCACGTCTTGTGGGTGGCTATCAACAACGGCCTTTTCCAGGGCATCGACGTCTCCATCCAAATGACATACGCAGAAGTTCTGGTAAAGCCGCCATACAACTGGGCCAACACATCCGTCTCCCTCATCCAACTCGGTCAGGTTTTCGTCGCCATCCTATGTGTGCCGCTCATCGGCTGGCTGAGCGACTACATCATCCGCTGCTCCGCCCGGCGCAATCACGGCGTCCACGAGCCTGAGCAGCGGCTCGTCGTTTGGGTTATCCCGATGACAACAGCGCTGATTTTAACGGTTCTGTACGGATACGTTCTCGAGAACCCAGAGAAGTTTCACTGGATGGCTATCGTCTGCATCGTTGACGGGTATCTAATCGTGCTGTTGGGTGCCAACACAGTTGGGATGACCTACCTGATCGACAGCCACCCCAGCTTCGCGGGCGCCATTCTCGTCGCACTCCCTGTCACAAGGGGACTCGTTGGATTCGGAATCAGCAAGCACACTACGCAGTACATTGCCAATATCGGGTCCGTCATGACCTTCGGCATATATGCAGCTGTGAGTGCAGCATTCTGCTTGCTGGGTATCACCTTGTACTTCACTGGAAAAATGATTCGAAGAGTGTGTGCTCGGATGACACAGTAA
- a CDS encoding Putative kinetochore protein Spc25, producing MSSAFRESSLSASLNRQSLAATPSVAETLPNANFGFEELRDRMTKFTSKFDTFIEQGRKRVLEERNQFRMNVAELQEDQRMKKKDIEILQLKTSTHQQTVAKEKAETREMQAAIAQLSEERDKHIATRDALKKQIEETQREIDARLAAQRAHTKQLEAQSRFNVPELEFWQQNLGLRIEGAGQDDRLKFVYTYVDDQDWEREAWFELNTSSRDYDIRHCRPKLERERVERVLDQLNETRELAVLLKGMRELFVEAMKN from the exons ATGTCTTCCGCATTCCGAGAATCGTCGCTGTCAGCCAGCCTCAACCGCCAGTCATTGGCGGCGACTCCGTCCGTCGCAGAGACGCTGCCAAATGCGAACTTTGGCTTCGAAGAGCTCCGCGATCGCATGACCAAATTCACTTCGAAATTCGACACGTTTATTGAGCAAGGCAGAAAGCGCGTGCTGGAGGAGAGAAATCAATTCCGCATGAACGTGGCAGAACTTCAAG AGGACCAAcgcatgaagaagaaggataTTGAGATCCTCCAACTCAAGACTAGCACACACCAACAGACGGTCGCCAAAGAAAAGGCAGAAACCCGCGAAATGCAAGCAGCCATCGCACAACTATCAGAAGAACGCGACAAGCACATTGCGACACGAGACGCCCTCAAGAAGCAGATAGAGGAGACACAGCGAGAGATTGACGCCAGGCTGGCGGCACAGCGGGCACACACGAAGCAGCTCGAAGCACAGTCGCGGTTCAACGTACCCGAGCTCGAGTTCTGGCAGCAGAATCTGGGACTGCGCATCGAAGGCGCAGGGCAGGACGACCGGCTCAAGTTTGTCTATACGTACGTCGACGACCAGGactgggagagagaggcatgGTTCGAGCTTAATACGTCGAGCCGGGACTACGACATTCGGCACTGCCGACCCAAGCTGGAGCGCGAGCGGGTGGAGCGGGTGCTGGACCAGCTTAACGAGACGAGAGAGCTGGCGGTGCTGCTCAAGGGTATGCGAGAGCTGTTCGTCGAGGCGATGAAGAATTAG
- a CDS encoding Putative WD40/YVTN repeat-like-containing domain superfamily: MAPQQRMQIPGYYYDEEKGKYFKIEKNTSAPQGAAWSAASVKRRKIQHREAEAVAARRERLKRHITRSAVLRHPLLGGVLDVEHGLQRERRMRAHAGVPAEDVPAVAWAKGIVDKGEVPFVPSFARQSFPNIPCFYVGGDDVKTGLGVAYATLDEETLIGSYIPTDENERISFSTDASSRPERRLSHRHEMIGCPQISSINYHPHSHRIIVTSREPSNTCDIYLFSPPKSASNDDRPLWLLDRANHLRHTSFNTGRREGVVNQTTPAPPSSSSLTCVIGTSYGLLKLTSDERIHWLGPARPRPGPAEGDFFDQSFLPSNPNVLLAGGRNRDVRMIDMRVKWSEWDNIPVGPVARLRAVNPHQFLAAGPRSRMALYDIRYRQRKPNGAKPVVEFAGYRNEAHMHVGWDVDLDSGVVAAAHDNGRVGVYSLLSGRRLACPAIDAVAARTPVRSLQFQTMPGRRHPSLFVGVGPNLKMFSIGALGEDDEC, from the exons ATGGCACCCCAGCAGCGGATGCAAATCCCCGGGTATTACTACG ATGAGGAAAAGGGCAAGTATTTCAAAATCGAAAAGAACACTTCGGCGCCCCAGGGCGCCGCCTGGTCCGCGGCTAGTGTCAAGCGCCGCAAGATCCAGCACcgtgaggccgaggccgttgcCGCGCGCCGTGAGCGCCTAAAGCGCCACATCACCCGCTCAGCCGTCCTCCGGCAtccgctcctcggcggtgtTCTTGACGTCGAACACGGGCTTCAGCGTGAGCGGCGGATGCGCGCTCACGCAGGCGTGCCTGCGGAGGACGTCCCCGCAGTCGCTTGGGCCAAGGGTATTGTGGACAAGGGCGAGGTGCCGTTCGTGCCCAGCTTCGCGAGGCAGAGTTTCCCCAACATTCCTTGCTTCTATGTTGGCGGGGATGATGTCAAAACGGGACTCGGGGTTGCGTATGCGA CTTTGGATGAGGAGACGTTGATAGGATCATACATCCCCACCGATGAGAACGAGAG GATATCCTTCAGCACCGACGCCTCAAGCCGTCCGGAGCGCCGTCTTTCACATCGACACGAGATGATCGGTTGTCCCCAGATCTCATCCATCAACTACCATCCGCACTCACACCGTATAATCGTCACCTCCCGTGAACCAAGCAACACGTGTGACATCTacctcttctcccctcccaaGTCCGCCTCAAACGACGACCGGCCTCTCTGGCTGCTCGACAGAG CAAATCATCTCCGCCACACCTCCTTCAACACTGGCCGCCGCGAAGGCGTCGTGAACCAAAcaacaccggcgccgccctcctcttcctccttgaCCTGCGTCATCGGTACCTCCTACGGCCTCCTCAAGCTCACGTCGGACGAACGAATCCACTGGCTTGGCCCGGCCCGTCCGCGCCCGGGCCCTGCCGAGGGCGATTTCTTCGACCAGTCCTTCCTCCCCTCTAACCCCAACGTCCTCTTAGCCGGAGGGCGCAACCGCGACGTGCGGATGATCGACATGCGTGTCAAGTGGTCCGAATGGGATAATATCCCCGTCGGGCCCGTGGCGCGCCTAAGAGCCGTGAACCCGCATCAGTTCCTCGCCGCGGGGCCGCGTTCGCGGATGGCACTGTACGACATCCGTTACCGGCAGCGGAAGCCGAACGGCGCGAAGCCGGTGGTGGAGTTCGCCGGGTACCGGAACGAGGCGCACATGCACGTCGGCTGggacgtcgacctcgactcGGGtgtcgtggcggcggcgcatgACAACGGGCGCGTGGGCGTGTACTCGCTGCTCTCCGGACGGAGGTTGGCGTGTcccgccatcgacgccgtcgcggcgaggacgccggtGCGGAGCCTGCAATTCCAGACGATGCCGGGGCGGAGGCATCCAAGCCTGTTTGTGGGCGTAGGGCCGAACCTGAAGATGTTCTCGATTGGAGCACTTGGGGAGGATGACGAATGTTAG